The uncultured Methanomethylovorans sp. genome contains a region encoding:
- a CDS encoding P-loop NTPase gives MLKQITVISGKGGTGKTTLTAAFASLATNALIADCDVDAADLHLILHPESTSKLDFYGMEVASINMNKCSACGICRERCRFGAISKDLFIDEHACEGCGVCALICPEDAIIMKENKAGEIYRSITRFGPLAHAKLGIGEETGGKLVSMVRKNASEMAAIYEIDLIVIDGPPGTGCSVIASVSGVDLVFIVTEPSVSGIHDLERVLEITTHFEIRTVVCINKYNVNEEKTSIIEEYCKNKGVEVVGKIPLSENSTKAMLESKTVIEYNDGVFSGTIRDMWNKIITCDTSKKSDTNF, from the coding sequence ATGTTAAAACAGATCACTGTAATCAGCGGCAAGGGAGGCACAGGTAAGACCACCCTTACAGCAGCTTTTGCTTCCCTTGCGACTAATGCCCTTATAGCAGATTGCGATGTCGATGCTGCAGATCTTCATCTGATACTGCATCCAGAATCAACCAGCAAATTGGATTTTTATGGAATGGAAGTTGCTTCCATTAATATGAATAAATGTTCTGCTTGCGGCATATGCCGGGAAAGATGCAGGTTTGGCGCCATCTCTAAAGACCTGTTCATTGATGAACATGCCTGTGAGGGATGTGGAGTATGTGCACTTATCTGCCCTGAAGATGCCATCATAATGAAAGAAAATAAAGCTGGAGAAATATACAGATCCATAACACGATTTGGCCCTTTAGCCCATGCTAAGTTAGGAATAGGAGAAGAGACCGGCGGAAAACTCGTCTCAATGGTAAGGAAAAATGCCAGTGAAATGGCTGCAATATATGAAATTGACCTCATTGTTATAGACGGACCTCCCGGAACCGGCTGCTCCGTAATAGCTTCTGTATCAGGAGTGGACCTTGTATTCATAGTGACAGAACCAAGTGTATCAGGAATACATGACCTTGAAAGAGTGCTGGAAATTACTACTCACTTTGAGATAAGGACTGTTGTTTGTATCAACAAATACAACGTCAATGAAGAAAAAACATCAATTATAGAAGAATACTGCAAAAATAAAGGCGTTGAGGTAGTGGGTAAGATTCCTTTAAGTGAAAATTCCACTAAAGCAATGCTCGAAAGTAAAACAGTAATTGAATATAATGATGGTGTTTTTTCTGGAACAATTCGGGATATGTGGAATAAGATAATCACATGCGATACATCAAAAAAATCAGACACTAACTTTTGA
- a CDS encoding rhodanese-like domain-containing protein, which yields MQLRRVGLDRVYGYLIGGMYPWVTAGLPTGHVPQLSSHELHQRVMQGDATVLVDVRSVSEYDSFHLRNAIYIPVADLRKRYVELDLTKETVIFYGSEQRSSMGASIPKQKVFTKVFNAAGGMRGYAAAGFGPDHPLCALLCASFPVKSYILVNDKIISTVCLD from the coding sequence ATGCAGTTGCGCAGAGTGGGACTTGACAGAGTTTATGGGTATTTGATTGGTGGCATGTATCCATGGGTTACGGCAGGTTTGCCTACAGGACATGTGCCACAGTTATCGTCACATGAATTGCATCAACGCGTAATGCAAGGTGATGCTACTGTCCTTGTGGATGTCAGATCAGTAAGTGAATATGATAGTTTTCATCTACGCAATGCCATATACATTCCAGTTGCTGATCTAAGAAAGAGATATGTTGAACTAGATCTGACAAAAGAAACAGTTATTTTCTACGGAAGTGAACAAAGATCAAGTATGGGTGCAAGTATTCCAAAGCAAAAGGTCTTTACAAAAGTGTTTAACGCAGCAGGTGGGATGAGAGGTTATGCAGCAGCAGGATTTGGCCCGGACCATCCACTATGTGCTTTGCTATGTGCATCTTTTCCTGTAAAATCATATATCTTAGTGAATGATAAAATAATAAGTACTGTGTGTTTAGATTAA
- a CDS encoding hydantoinase/oxoprolinase family protein gives MHYGLGIDTGGTYTDAALLRGSDGVVVDSKKAFTTYPDLRIGISAVLDSLDQELLSQVNLVSVSTTLSTNSLLEGTGTPVGLVLIGQHPVEQEFPTPDFIVVPGGHGPSGEEELPLDTEAIRNFGSRTKDKVSAYAISAFFGTRNPEHELRAKSLIQKITGKPVVCGHELSQELGAYERAVTAVLNAQLIPITYSFVSAVMADINKRGINARMLMLKCDGSLYNLEDALEKPIETIFSGPAASLLGASYLAKLDTCTAIDVGGTSTDVSAIYNGVPEISASGSVVGGWKTRVRAMKMETSATGGDSHVWVTEGEVKIGPRRVIPLCVAAIEHPGLLQKLNLMRLLPRKSLDENYQPTKFFVRTRYLVHGLNIEEAEMLQHIGSDPICIHELYTSMHAMPSGKVMDSLIQKRLVQAIGFTPTDALHVRGEYTAWNADASHAGAELLSRYNGRKKYEFCTHVKEHVAKNMAHSQMAFLLPERSKPLVDELLSGLYPAKFSLKLPIVLLGGPVKAYSEEMAELLDADIIVPDHAEVGNAVGALAGKGVKRVEIQIRPESIEKPAEDFLIFYPGGREQIVDYREAVERARQIGVDMVLDYEQRCGVSKNETQLNISVKNIAPENWPHPPLETRITVVGVGNPMMIIKE, from the coding sequence TTGCATTACGGTCTTGGAATTGACACGGGTGGTACATATACAGATGCTGCCCTTTTGAGAGGATCAGACGGTGTAGTTGTAGATTCCAAAAAGGCATTTACCACATATCCTGACCTGCGGATTGGTATAAGTGCTGTGCTGGATTCTCTTGATCAAGAACTACTTAGTCAGGTCAATCTAGTGTCGGTTTCTACAACTCTTTCTACTAATTCTTTACTTGAAGGTACGGGAACTCCTGTAGGACTTGTGCTCATAGGCCAGCATCCCGTGGAACAGGAATTTCCTACCCCGGATTTCATAGTTGTGCCCGGCGGCCATGGTCCAAGTGGCGAGGAAGAGTTACCTCTTGATACCGAAGCCATTAGAAATTTTGGCAGCAGGACAAAAGACAAAGTCTCAGCATATGCTATTTCAGCCTTCTTTGGTACAAGGAACCCCGAGCATGAACTGCGGGCTAAATCCTTGATTCAGAAGATCACTGGTAAACCAGTTGTATGTGGTCATGAACTTTCCCAGGAGCTTGGTGCATATGAAAGAGCGGTGACTGCTGTCCTTAATGCTCAATTGATACCTATTACCTATAGCTTTGTCAGTGCCGTGATGGCAGATATCAATAAAAGAGGCATCAATGCTAGAATGCTGATGCTGAAATGTGACGGTTCCTTATACAATCTAGAGGATGCTCTAGAAAAACCTATTGAGACTATTTTCTCCGGGCCTGCTGCGAGTCTTCTTGGAGCATCGTATCTTGCAAAACTTGACACCTGTACAGCCATAGATGTTGGAGGGACCAGTACTGATGTATCTGCTATATATAATGGTGTTCCTGAGATAAGTGCTTCAGGTTCTGTGGTAGGCGGATGGAAAACACGAGTAAGGGCTATGAAGATGGAGACTTCGGCCACTGGAGGAGACAGCCATGTCTGGGTCACGGAGGGAGAAGTGAAGATCGGCCCCAGACGTGTTATTCCCCTATGTGTTGCCGCTATTGAGCACCCAGGCCTATTGCAGAAACTTAATCTTATGCGGCTGCTTCCCCGTAAGTCACTAGATGAGAATTACCAGCCTACCAAGTTCTTTGTAAGAACCAGATACCTGGTCCATGGACTAAATATCGAGGAAGCTGAAATGCTGCAACATATTGGAAGCGACCCGATTTGCATACATGAACTTTATACATCCATGCATGCCATGCCTTCTGGAAAAGTAATGGATTCTCTGATACAGAAAAGACTAGTGCAAGCTATCGGTTTCACACCCACGGACGCCTTGCATGTAAGGGGAGAATACACTGCATGGAATGCAGATGCATCTCATGCAGGTGCTGAACTTCTCTCCCGCTACAACGGCAGAAAAAAATATGAGTTCTGCACCCATGTGAAAGAACATGTGGCAAAGAATATGGCCCACAGCCAGATGGCTTTTCTTTTACCTGAAAGGTCCAAGCCCCTTGTTGACGAACTGCTTAGTGGCCTGTATCCGGCAAAGTTCAGCCTGAAATTGCCTATTGTATTGCTGGGAGGTCCCGTAAAAGCATATTCTGAGGAAATGGCTGAACTCCTGGATGCTGATATTATAGTGCCGGATCATGCGGAAGTAGGAAATGCCGTGGGGGCTCTTGCTGGAAAGGGTGTCAAACGGGTGGAAATACAAATTAGGCCCGAATCCATTGAGAAACCTGCAGAGGATTTCCTAATATTCTATCCAGGTGGAAGGGAACAGATTGTAGATTACAGGGAGGCCGTTGAGAGGGCAAGGCAAATTGGAGTGGACATGGTACTTGACTATGAACAACGTTGTGGTGTTAGTAAGAACGAAACACAGCTGAATATCTCTGTGAAGAACATTGCTCCGGAAAATTGGCCTCATCCACCCCTCGAGACAAGGATTACTGTTGTAGGTGTGGGCAACCCAATGATGATCATAAAGGAATGA
- a CDS encoding DUF134 domain-containing protein yields the protein MKERGRPKCPRRVELTPEVIYFKPRGVPLQELEVVSIALEELEALRLVDLEDLTQEEASLKMGISRRAFWEDLQSARRKVTFALTTGRAIEISGGDYITVGTGNKGCRRST from the coding sequence ATGAAAGAGCGAGGACGTCCGAAGTGCCCACGACGTGTGGAGCTTACTCCAGAAGTGATCTATTTTAAACCAAGAGGGGTGCCTCTGCAGGAACTAGAGGTCGTTTCTATTGCACTGGAAGAACTTGAGGCTCTACGCCTTGTGGATCTTGAGGATCTCACACAGGAAGAGGCATCTCTTAAAATGGGGATCTCAAGGAGGGCTTTTTGGGAAGACTTGCAAAGTGCCAGAAGAAAAGTTACTTTTGCGCTGACTACCGGCAGGGCTATCGAGATCTCAGGTGGAGATTATATCACTGTCGGAACAGGAAATAAAGGTTGCAGAAGATCGACATAG
- a CDS encoding metal ABC transporter permease, with the protein MFEVLQYDFMRNALLTAILASIACGIIGVYVVVKKIASLSGGITHASFGGVGLGYFLGINPLYGLIPFSLLSAVVMGLVSKRSKVSEDTATSILWSLGMALGIIFINLTPGYAPDLMTYLFGNILTVSTSDLYIMVALNALIVVIVYVFYKEFMAICFDEEFASVIGVAVERMYLLLLCLIALTIVLLIKVVGIILIIALLTMPASLSAHYTHNLRNMMYLSIFFGALFSIMGLILSYTLDIPSGATIILVMSAVYIIHFMYDGIKKKVHA; encoded by the coding sequence ATGTTTGAGGTTCTTCAGTATGATTTTATGAGGAACGCCCTCCTCACTGCCATCCTTGCAAGTATCGCCTGTGGGATTATAGGTGTTTATGTAGTTGTGAAAAAGATAGCCTCCCTCAGTGGAGGAATCACTCATGCTTCATTTGGCGGGGTTGGCCTTGGTTATTTCCTTGGAATTAATCCCTTATATGGCCTTATACCATTCAGCCTGCTTTCTGCTGTGGTTATGGGACTTGTAAGTAAGCGTTCAAAAGTGTCAGAAGATACTGCTACTAGTATACTGTGGTCCCTGGGAATGGCACTAGGCATTATTTTCATAAACCTGACACCTGGCTATGCACCCGATTTAATGACCTACCTTTTTGGAAATATACTGACCGTTTCCACATCCGACCTATATATAATGGTTGCACTTAATGCCCTCATAGTGGTCATAGTATATGTATTTTACAAAGAGTTCATGGCCATATGCTTCGATGAGGAATTTGCATCTGTAATAGGAGTTGCAGTGGAACGCATGTATCTGCTGCTTTTATGCCTCATAGCCCTTACCATTGTGTTGCTCATCAAAGTAGTAGGCATAATCCTTATCATAGCTTTGCTTACAATGCCAGCCAGCCTGAGCGCACATTATACACATAACTTGCGCAATATGATGTACTTATCCATCTTCTTTGGAGCATTGTTCAGTATAATGGGACTAATCCTATCCTATACTCTGGACATACCATCAGGTGCCACTATAATCCTTGTGATGTCAGCAGTATATATAATCCATTTTATGTATGATGGTATAAAAAAGAAGGTACATGCTTAA
- a CDS encoding P-loop NTPase yields MRIAIASGKGGTGKTTVSLNLALSLGNTQLLDCDVEEPNCNLFLNHELEKVRDVGIQVPAVSMHL; encoded by the coding sequence ATGAGAATAGCGATAGCAAGTGGAAAAGGAGGTACTGGCAAGACTACAGTGTCTCTTAACCTTGCATTGTCCCTAGGGAATACTCAGCTCCTCGACTGTGATGTAGAAGAACCAAACTGCAATCTATTCCTGAACCACGAGCTTGAAAAAGTAAGGGATGTAGGGATACAAGTCCCTGCCGTTTCAATGCATTTGTAA
- a CDS encoding metal-dependent transcriptional regulator → MECFTGLEVSPRKVDYLKFLLKRDETVRTTDISSELNVDPSTTTKTLGDLASQGYVDHVPYRGVRLTEKGKEYAQFLIHRHNILSLLLTHYGLSAEESCHEVSRFEAYVSKDAIEKICASMGHPTVSVCGKIPHGSCKIGEIF, encoded by the coding sequence ATGGAATGTTTTACAGGACTGGAAGTATCCCCAAGGAAAGTTGATTACCTAAAGTTCCTTCTTAAAAGAGATGAAACAGTACGTACAACTGACATATCTTCCGAACTCAATGTAGACCCATCTACAACAACAAAGACTCTGGGAGATCTTGCATCCCAAGGATATGTGGACCATGTACCATACAGAGGAGTACGGTTAACAGAAAAGGGTAAAGAATATGCACAGTTCCTTATCCACAGACATAACATTTTAAGCCTTCTTCTAACACATTATGGACTTTCTGCCGAAGAATCATGCCATGAGGTGTCCAGATTCGAAGCTTATGTTTCTAAAGATGCGATTGAAAAGATATGTGCCTCAATGGGACATCCTACTGTAAGTGTCTGTGGAAAGATACCACACGGGTCATGCAAGATAGGAGAGATTTTCTAA
- a CDS encoding Mrp/NBP35 family ATP-binding protein has translation MDNKVQKTQDLLQKPQESKLITNMRAIKNKIMVMSGKGGVGKSTVAANLAAQLALKGFKVGLLDSDIHGPSIPKMFGIEDTRPEVDEKGIVPVPVTENLKVMSIALLLEDKDSPIIWRGPAKMAAIKQFLEDVSWGKLDYLIVDLPPGTGDEPLSIAQLIEKVDGAVVVTTPQDMALVSVRKSITFAHMLKVPVIGIVENMSVIICPHCDEKINLFGKGGVEKAAKDFDVPVLAALPMDPEIAEIEDNGQVHTLDANATEWSREFTKIVDSVVGFNKQV, from the coding sequence ATGGACAATAAAGTTCAGAAAACCCAGGATCTGCTTCAGAAGCCACAAGAATCAAAGCTCATCACTAATATGAGGGCCATTAAGAACAAGATAATGGTAATGAGTGGAAAAGGAGGCGTAGGGAAAAGCACCGTTGCAGCTAATCTTGCTGCACAGCTTGCTCTTAAGGGCTTTAAAGTAGGTCTCCTGGACAGTGATATTCACGGTCCAAGTATTCCTAAGATGTTTGGTATAGAGGATACTAGGCCTGAAGTGGATGAGAAAGGTATAGTGCCCGTACCCGTGACAGAGAACCTTAAAGTGATGTCAATTGCCCTGTTACTGGAAGATAAGGACTCTCCGATAATATGGAGAGGTCCAGCTAAGATGGCAGCTATAAAACAGTTTTTGGAAGACGTTTCATGGGGAAAGCTTGATTACCTTATCGTTGACCTGCCACCAGGAACAGGTGATGAGCCCCTCAGCATTGCTCAACTTATTGAAAAGGTGGATGGTGCTGTGGTTGTCACCACGCCTCAGGACATGGCATTGGTAAGTGTGCGTAAGTCGATTACCTTCGCCCATATGCTAAAGGTTCCTGTTATCGGCATAGTGGAGAACATGAGTGTGATTATTTGCCCTCACTGCGATGAGAAAATAAATCTCTTTGGTAAAGGCGGAGTTGAAAAGGCAGCAAAGGACTTTGATGTTCCGGTGCTTGCAGCTTTGCCCATGGATCCTGAGATCGCTGAGATCGAGGATAATGGACAGGTACATACTTTGGATGCCAATGCAACTGAATGGTCAAGAGAATTCACAAAGATAGTGGATTCAGTTGTTGGATTCAATAAGCAGGTGTAA
- a CDS encoding ABC transporter ATP-binding protein yields the protein MIEVIELQNVWVNYGNVTVLEDVNLTVHDKDFLGIIGPNGGGKSTLLKVILGLITPEEGVVKLLGDKPEKTRKYVGYVPQYASFNLTFPISVWEVVLMGRMNNVGPLRKYGEKDYEAAREALKKVKMLEFKDRQISELSGGQRQRVFIARSLVTDPKLLILDEPATGVDSVMQKEFYELLKELKQHIAIIMVSHDISAISIYVDKVACLNRKLHYHNSKELSPEDLEAAYVCPVEMLAHGMPHRVLKIH from the coding sequence ATGATAGAGGTCATAGAACTTCAAAATGTATGGGTGAACTATGGTAATGTCACTGTACTGGAAGATGTAAACCTTACAGTACATGACAAGGATTTCCTGGGCATCATTGGGCCCAACGGAGGAGGAAAAAGTACACTTCTTAAGGTGATCCTCGGCCTCATAACCCCTGAAGAAGGGGTTGTGAAACTTTTGGGTGATAAACCGGAGAAAACACGCAAGTATGTAGGGTATGTGCCCCAGTATGCCTCCTTCAATCTTACATTTCCTATCAGCGTATGGGAAGTTGTCTTGATGGGACGCATGAACAATGTGGGCCCATTAAGGAAATATGGTGAAAAAGATTATGAAGCTGCACGTGAGGCTTTGAAGAAAGTTAAAATGCTTGAATTTAAAGACCGTCAGATAAGTGAACTATCCGGTGGACAACGCCAGAGAGTATTTATTGCCAGATCCCTTGTCACTGATCCAAAGCTTCTTATCCTTGATGAACCCGCAACAGGAGTAGACTCTGTCATGCAAAAAGAGTTCTACGAACTGCTGAAGGAACTAAAACAGCATATAGCCATCATTATGGTTTCCCACGACATAAGTGCAATTTCTATATACGTGGACAAAGTAGCATGCCTTAATAGAAAGTTACATTATCATAACTCAAAGGAGTTAAGTCCTGAGGACCTTGAAGCTGCTTATGTATGCCCTGTGGAAATGCTTGCACATGGAATGCCACACAGAGTGCTTAAGATACATTGA
- a CDS encoding zinc ABC transporter substrate-binding protein, translating into MNKLIKPLVIFAICAILLFSGCTEKVQKDPTETEASSDKLIVAVSILPQAEFVEQIGGNNVKTVVMVPPGSDPHSYEPTPSQLKNLSNAQMYVKVGSGLSFETVWMDKLISINSKMLVVNSSAGIKQIMIENDPDGDTGADPHVWTSPLNAKVMVKSIYDGLVSIDPDNETTYKQNYDSYIAKLDEADTKLKTALAGKEGTSFMVYHPAWAYLAKDYGLNEIAVEVQGKEPSPQDMQKLIDEAKEKGIKVIFVQSGFSTASAKTIADQIGGEVVEVDPLAKDYIDNLDRVSSAFAKGLA; encoded by the coding sequence ATGAACAAATTAATAAAACCATTAGTAATCTTCGCAATATGCGCCATATTGCTGTTTAGCGGATGTACTGAAAAAGTGCAGAAAGACCCTACGGAAACAGAAGCTTCCAGCGACAAACTGATAGTTGCAGTAAGTATCCTCCCTCAAGCAGAATTTGTGGAACAGATAGGAGGAAACAATGTCAAAACCGTAGTGATGGTCCCCCCCGGTTCTGACCCTCATTCTTACGAGCCTACGCCAAGCCAACTCAAAAACCTGAGTAATGCTCAAATGTATGTAAAAGTTGGATCGGGCCTTTCCTTCGAAACTGTATGGATGGACAAATTAATTTCAATTAATTCTAAAATGCTAGTAGTTAATTCTTCTGCAGGCATCAAACAAATAATGATTGAAAATGATCCTGATGGAGATACTGGTGCAGATCCTCATGTATGGACTTCACCTCTGAATGCAAAAGTAATGGTGAAAAGCATATATGATGGGCTTGTATCCATAGATCCGGATAATGAAACAACATACAAACAGAATTATGATAGCTATATTGCCAAGCTGGATGAAGCAGATACAAAACTGAAAACTGCACTTGCAGGAAAAGAAGGAACTAGTTTTATGGTATACCATCCTGCATGGGCATATCTCGCGAAGGACTATGGCTTGAATGAGATTGCTGTAGAAGTACAAGGCAAGGAACCAAGTCCACAGGACATGCAAAAACTCATAGATGAAGCTAAAGAAAAAGGAATAAAAGTAATCTTTGTGCAAAGTGGGTTTAGCACAGCAAGCGCAAAGACAATTGCAGATCAAATAGGTGGAGAGGTTGTAGAAGTAGATCCACTTGCAAAGGATTATATAGATAACTTGGATAGGGTTTCTAGTGCATTTGCAAAAGGACTGGCATAA
- a CDS encoding P-loop NTPase: MFFPKLCHGCGACYLVCPQGAIYEEIRKIGIIERSASQTCGTELYQGLLNIGEPMASLIIRALKEHIDDTRTVIIDSPPGTACPVISAINGVDCCVLVTEPTPFGLHDLSLAIELVKEMKISHGVIINRHDIGNDNVERYCLENNIPVLMKIPYEIKIAELYSEGIPFVLQMPHWKERFVDIFRQLQVLTGRC, translated from the coding sequence ATGTTTTTTCCTAAGCTATGCCATGGTTGTGGCGCCTGCTACCTTGTGTGCCCTCAGGGTGCCATCTATGAAGAAATCCGAAAAATCGGAATCATTGAAAGATCTGCTTCGCAGACCTGCGGCACAGAATTATACCAGGGCTTGTTAAATATCGGCGAACCAATGGCCTCCCTCATAATACGTGCACTTAAAGAACACATTGATGATACCAGGACAGTGATTATAGATTCTCCACCGGGTACTGCATGCCCGGTCATTTCTGCTATAAACGGTGTAGATTGCTGTGTGCTAGTCACAGAACCCACCCCTTTTGGACTACATGACCTATCACTTGCCATAGAATTAGTGAAAGAGATGAAAATTTCACATGGAGTGATCATCAACCGACATGACATTGGTAATGACAATGTAGAAAGATATTGTTTAGAAAACAACATTCCAGTACTTATGAAGATACCCTATGAAATAAAAATAGCTGAATTGTACTCTGAAGGTATCCCTTTCGTGCTGCAAATGCCACATTGGAAAGAAAGATTCGTAGATATATTCAGACAACTGCAAGTGCTGACAGGCAGGTGTTGA
- a CDS encoding NifB/NifX family molybdenum-iron cluster-binding protein: MKISVPSMGKSGLEDQVGQHFGKVLNYIMYNTETGEVSIIPNASEHNGGVGLPPELMSKNGVDIMLCGGLGTKAVAMFEQYGIEVFVGAQGTIQNALDAWKDGKLQKANMNNACTSHEHDDHHSHDHSNHHHH, encoded by the coding sequence ATGAAGATAAGTGTACCATCTATGGGTAAAAGCGGCCTGGAAGACCAGGTAGGACAGCATTTTGGAAAAGTTCTGAACTACATTATGTACAACACTGAAACCGGAGAGGTATCAATAATACCCAACGCCAGTGAGCATAATGGCGGTGTAGGCCTGCCTCCTGAACTTATGTCCAAGAACGGCGTAGACATAATGTTGTGCGGAGGACTCGGCACGAAAGCTGTTGCAATGTTTGAGCAGTATGGGATAGAAGTATTTGTGGGAGCTCAAGGTACAATCCAAAATGCTCTGGATGCATGGAAAGATGGAAAACTGCAAAAGGCAAATATGAACAATGCATGTACTTCTCATGAGCACGACGACCACCACAGCCATGATCACAGTAACCACCACCATCATTGA
- a CDS encoding NifB/NifX family molybdenum-iron cluster-binding protein — translation MKICVTTKDNSPEAETDPHFGRCMHFMFVDTDTMQKEFMKNLYSVASQGAGIQAAQHIVDHGVDVLICGNPGPNAVSVIEAAGIRLVKFPEMKAMEAVQKFLETTD, via the coding sequence ATGAAAATATGTGTTACTACAAAGGACAATAGTCCTGAAGCGGAAACTGACCCACATTTTGGAAGATGCATGCATTTTATGTTTGTGGATACAGATACCATGCAGAAAGAATTTATGAAAAACCTCTATTCTGTTGCATCCCAAGGTGCTGGCATACAAGCCGCACAACACATTGTAGACCACGGAGTAGACGTTCTGATTTGTGGGAACCCTGGCCCAAACGCCGTATCAGTAATAGAGGCTGCAGGCATAAGGTTAGTGAAATTTCCTGAAATGAAAGCAATGGAAGCTGTACAAAAATTCCTTGAAACAACTGATTAA
- a CDS encoding MBL fold metallo-hydrolase, with product MKLTVIYDNEAKEGLNSGWGFSCLIESEEHNILFDTGWDGHVLLDNMKMLGLSLECIDILVLSHQHWDHIGGVPTFLNMKSDVDVFMPTSFSPNLKKEISTRGKQSGTSISLSKKGISMNPRLYEIKMPQEICKDVYTTGELGKEVKEQSLILDSGKGLYIITGCAHPGLSAILKAASSFGNVIGIIGGLHDSQEYDIFKGMQLIGAGHCTVHKEEIRTEYPDAFVDIFAGYSVEL from the coding sequence ATGAAACTTACGGTCATTTATGATAATGAGGCAAAAGAAGGTTTGAATAGTGGGTGGGGCTTTTCTTGCTTAATTGAAAGTGAAGAACATAATATCCTTTTTGATACTGGTTGGGACGGCCATGTACTTCTGGATAATATGAAAATGCTTGGACTTTCTCTTGAATGTATCGATATTCTTGTATTGTCTCACCAGCACTGGGACCACATTGGCGGTGTCCCAACTTTTCTTAACATGAAGTCAGATGTAGATGTCTTTATGCCAACAAGCTTTTCACCTAATCTGAAAAAAGAAATCTCTACAAGGGGAAAGCAGTCGGGTACTTCCATTTCTCTTTCAAAAAAGGGTATTTCCATGAATCCCAGACTGTATGAGATAAAAATGCCCCAAGAGATATGTAAGGATGTTTACACTACAGGAGAACTTGGAAAAGAGGTAAAAGAACAATCTTTAATACTAGACTCCGGCAAAGGGCTGTACATCATTACTGGTTGCGCACACCCCGGGCTTTCTGCAATATTGAAGGCTGCTTCTTCGTTCGGTAATGTGATCGGTATCATTGGTGGTCTGCACGACAGCCAGGAATATGATATATTCAAAGGCATGCAGTTGATCGGTGCCGGTCATTGTACAGTTCATAAGGAAGAGATAAGGACAGAATATCCAGATGCCTTTGTCGATATTTTTGCAGGATATTCTGTGGAGCTTTAA
- a CDS encoding TfuA-related McrA-glycine thioamidation protein, whose product MDDKKIVVFTGTSISYSEARGVLDATYRPPIFRGNMDQVLWEGYRIVGIIDGIFFNRAAVAHKEILRALDSGVKVIGGGSMGALRASELDVHGMIGVGRIYGWYRDGVLEDDDEVAVATNPDTFEPVSVPMVNIRETLKAACKEGIITTAECNQLTGIAKKTQYGQRSYLGMVRDGMKVGMLSEDVGKTLLDYCRNHEADVKKEDAIMVLNKIKEIVND is encoded by the coding sequence ATGGATGATAAAAAGATCGTAGTTTTCACAGGCACCAGCATAAGCTATAGTGAAGCAAGGGGTGTGCTGGATGCTACATACAGGCCACCTATTTTCAGAGGAAATATGGATCAGGTGCTTTGGGAAGGGTACAGGATCGTCGGAATAATAGACGGCATTTTCTTTAACAGGGCAGCTGTTGCCCATAAGGAAATCCTCAGGGCTCTTGATTCGGGGGTTAAAGTTATCGGAGGTGGCAGCATGGGGGCTTTGAGGGCATCTGAACTTGATGTGCATGGCATGATAGGTGTGGGTAGGATATATGGGTGGTACAGGGATGGTGTCCTCGAGGACGATGATGAAGTTGCTGTTGCCACGAACCCCGATACTTTTGAGCCGGTATCTGTTCCTATGGTAAACATACGCGAGACGCTAAAAGCTGCGTGTAAAGAAGGCATTATTACCACAGCTGAATGTAATCAGCTAACTGGCATAGCTAAGAAGACTCAGTATGGGCAGAGAAGCTATCTTGGCATGGTGCGAGATGGAATGAAAGTCGGGATGCTTTCTGAAGATGTGGGGAAAACACTGCTGGACTATTGTCGTAACCATGAGGCAGATGTTAAAAAAGAAGATGCTATCATGGTATTGAATAAAATTAAAGAAATAGTAAATGATTAA